In a single window of the Elaeis guineensis isolate ETL-2024a chromosome 6, EG11, whole genome shotgun sequence genome:
- the LOC105047376 gene encoding photosystem I reaction center subunit VI, chloroplastic isoform X2: MAASTAVAAVHPIAVKGLAGSSFNGTKLAVRPPRRTHPRPNLRSGTATVVAKYGEKSVYFDLEDLGNTTGQWDLYGSDAPSPYNPLQFLILGGGSLLAYLSSTASGDILPIKKGPQLPPTKGPRDKI; the protein is encoded by the exons ATGGCCGCCTCAACCGCCGTCGCAGCCGTACATCCGATAGCCGTTAAGGGCCTCGCCGGCAGCTCCTTCAACGGCACCAAGCTCGCCGTCAGGCCCCCTCGCCGGACTCACCCTCGTCCTAACCTCCG GTCCGGCACCGCAACAGTAGTGGCGAAGTACGGCGAGAAGAGCGTGTACTTCGATCTGGAGGACCTCGGCAACACCACTGGCCAGTGGGACTTGTACGGATCCGATGCCCCTTCGCCTTACAATCCCCTTCAG TTCTTGATTTTAGGTGGTGGCTCCTTGCTTGCTTACCTAAGCTCCACAGCTTCTGGTGACATACTACCGATCAAGAAAGGCCCTCAACTGCCACCCACCAAAGGGCCACGTGACAAGATATGA
- the LOC105047376 gene encoding photosystem I reaction center subunit VI, chloroplastic isoform X1, giving the protein MAASTAVAAVHPIAVKGLAGSSFNGTKLAVRPPRRTHPRPNLRSGTATVVAKYGEKSVYFDLEDLGNTTGQWDLYGSDAPSPYNPLQSKFFETFAAPFTKRGLLLKFLILGGGSLLAYLSSTASGDILPIKKGPQLPPTKGPRDKI; this is encoded by the exons ATGGCCGCCTCAACCGCCGTCGCAGCCGTACATCCGATAGCCGTTAAGGGCCTCGCCGGCAGCTCCTTCAACGGCACCAAGCTCGCCGTCAGGCCCCCTCGCCGGACTCACCCTCGTCCTAACCTCCG GTCCGGCACCGCAACAGTAGTGGCGAAGTACGGCGAGAAGAGCGTGTACTTCGATCTGGAGGACCTCGGCAACACCACTGGCCAGTGGGACTTGTACGGATCCGATGCCCCTTCGCCTTACAATCCCCTTCAG AGCAAGTTCTTTGAGACATTTGCAGCCCCATTCACCAAGAGGGGTTTGTTGTTGAAGTTCTTGATTTTAGGTGGTGGCTCCTTGCTTGCTTACCTAAGCTCCACAGCTTCTGGTGACATACTACCGATCAAGAAAGGCCCTCAACTGCCACCCACCAAAGGGCCACGTGACAAGATATGA
- the LOC105047377 gene encoding LOW QUALITY PROTEIN: rho guanine nucleotide exchange factor 8 (The sequence of the model RefSeq protein was modified relative to this genomic sequence to represent the inferred CDS: inserted 1 base in 1 codon; deleted 2 bases in 1 codon) — MVRFLKRGHSLERLIQGRRMFDSGRKVHSMILEATGGNGSPPDDKKLWRSQGPTSDCPVEQVGSVLDRSSDIAPKSRLSKVGGGGHGRPSDLELMKERFAKLLLGEDMSGGGKGVSSALALSNAVTNLAASVFGEQWRLEPMSAERKARWRREIDWLLSVTDHIVEFVPSQQKSKDGTSMEIMVTQQRRDLLMNIPALRKLDAMLIEYLDRFKDHNEFWYVSRDADESERGTRKMDDKWWLPTIKVPPNGLSDMSRKWIQHLKELVNQVHKAAMAINANVLMEMEIPEAYIESLPKNGRASLGDALYRSITVDCFDPEDFLASLDLSTEHKILDLKNRIEASIVIWKRKMHSKDAKSPWGSAVSLEKREQFEERAETILLILKHRFPGIPQSALDISKIQYNQDVGHSILESYSRVLESLAFTVMSRIDDVLYADSLAQDPTLGGTKKRPTLADTEAVTGKVKVLDLQEEIEKLNQMEEPASMTLSDFMGWQVEQDCETKRKDSGNIEETLNSEDGKLMRKPPPIVTNKKFXYIEKIENLGDLRNPSALQ, encoded by the exons ATGGTTCGATTCCTCAAGAGAGGACACAGCCTCGAAAGGTTGATTCAAGGTAGAAGGATGTTTGATTCGGGGCGCAAGGTGCACAGCATGATTCTGGAGGCAACCGGTGGAAATGGATCGCCTCCAGATGACAAGAAACTCTGGAGGAGCCAGGGACCAACATCGGATTGCCCTGTGGAACAGGTAGGCAGTGTGCTTGATCGGTCGTCGGACATCGCACCCAAGTCCCGCCTAAGCAAGGTTGGAGGAGGTGGCCATGGGAGACCCTCAG ATTTGGAGTTGATGAAGGAGAGGTTTGCGAAGCTGCTGCTGGGTGAAGACATGTCAGGTGGTGGAAAAGGAGTCTCTTCAGCTTTGGCTTTGTCCAATGCCGTCACCAATCTTGCAG CTTCTGTTTTTGGGGAGCAATGGCGTTTGGAACCCATGTCAGCTGAAAGGAAGGCCAGGTGGAGGAGGGAAATTGATTGGCTTTTGTCAGTCACTGATCACATAGTAGAGTTTGTTCCTTCCCAACAGAAATCTAAGGATGGAACCAGCATGGAG ATAATGGTAACTCAGCAACGCAGAGATCTTCTCATGAATATCCCTGCGCTACGCAAGCTTGACGCAATGCTTATT GAATACCTTGACCGCTTCAAAGACCATAATGAGTTCTGGTATGTGTCCAGAGATGCTGATGAGTCTGAGAGGGGAACACGAAAAATGGATGACAAATGGTGGCTTCCAACCATAAAAGTCCCTCCTAATGGGCTGTCTGACATGTCCAGAAAATGGATTCAGCATCTGAAGGAGCTTGTCAACCAAGTGCACAAGGCTGCTATGGCTATAAATGCTAATGTTCTTATGGAAATGGAAATTCCAGAAGCATATATTGAATCCCTACCTAAG AATGGAAGAGCAAGCCTAGGAGATGCACTATATCGGAGTATAACAGTTGATTGTTTTGACCCTGAAGACTTCCTGGCATCCTTAGACTTGTCTACAGAGCACAAGATTCTTGACCTCAAAAACCGAATTGAGGCATCTATTGTAATTTGGAAGAGGAAGATGCACAGTAAAGATGCAAAATCTCCTTGGGGGTCTGCTGTTAGCTTGGAGAAGAGGGAACAATTTGAAGAGAGAGCAGAGACCATCTTACTCATACTAAAGCACAGGTTCCCTGGTATTCCTCAATCAGCTCTTGACATCAGTAAGATTCAATACAACCAG GATGTTGGACACTCTATTCTGGAAAGCTACTCGAGAGTTCTAGAAAGCTTGGCTTTCACTGTGATGTCTCGAATCGACGATGTCCTATATGCTGATTCCCTTGCTCAAGATCCAACACTTGGGGGAACAAAGAAAAGGCCCACATTGGCAGATACAGAGGCAGTCACAGGAAAGGTGAAAGTCCTTGATCTTCAAGAAGAGATCGAGAAGCTTAATCAAATGGAAGAACCCGCTTCAATGACTCTGTCAGATTTCATGGGTTGGCAAGTAGAACAGGACTGTGAGACAAAAAGGAAGGATTCAGGTAAC ATAGAGGAAACGCTGAACTCAGAAGATGGAAAGTTGATGAGAAAGCCTCCTCCTATTGTAACTAACAAGAAAT CCTATATAGAGAAGATTGAGAACTTGGGAGACTTGAGAAACCCATCAGCACTCCAGTAA